A window of the Motacilla alba alba isolate MOTALB_02 chromosome 26, Motacilla_alba_V1.0_pri, whole genome shotgun sequence genome harbors these coding sequences:
- the CDKN1A gene encoding cyclin-dependent kinase inhibitor 1, with protein MPLSQSRAGQTPCSSKACRNLFGPVDHEQLQHDFEDKMKQQLEEAQQRWNFNFETETPLEGPFKWERILVAEQPPQEVHSLVRAVISSDSRSSLAHRVPPKERVGRICPEEAQQSSKVYKAGSLQSLKRGQTTIKDFYSAKRRIVPARPRP; from the exons ATGCCgctgtcccagagcagggctgggcagaccCCGTGCAGCAGCAAGGCCTGCAGGAACCTCTTTGGCCCCGTGGACCACGAGCAGCTCCAGCATGACTTTGAGGACAAGATGAAACAACAGCTGGAGGAAGCTCAGCAGCGCTGGAACTTCAACTTTGAGACAGAGACTCCCCTGGAAGGGCCCTTCAAGTGGGAGAGGATCCTGGTGGCTGAGCAGCCGCCCCAGGAGGTGCACAGCCTGGTCAGGGCTGTCatcagcagtgacagcaggagctccttggCCCACAGGGTTCCCCCCAAGGAGCGTGTGGGCAGGATTTGCCCCGAggaggctcagcagagctcaaAGGTTTACAAGGCTGGTTCCCTGCAGAGCTTGAAACGTGGGCAGACCACGATCAAAG aCTTCTACAGTGCCAAGCGGAGGATCgtccctgcccggccccggccgtgA